The following is a genomic window from Streptomyces chrestomyceticus JCM 4735.
GAGCGCGGCGAGCAGGAGCGGGAGCGGTGCGCGGCCTGACCGGCTGCGGTACCGGTGGCTTAGCCAGAGGGACTGTGAGCGGGAGCGGTTTGACCAGGAACAGGCCGGCCGGAGGACGGAGCACCGTCCGGCGGACCAGCGGCGGAGCGGCCCTCGCGGGAGTGGCCGCCCTTTCGCTGTTGCTGGCCGGGTGCAATCCCGGTGGCGAGGGGGTGCGGACCGAGGGCACGGCCAGCAGCCCGCCGGCGAGCACCGGCCGGTCGGTCCACGCGCCGTCCCCGTCCCCTCGGTGTCGGCCCCGTACGAGAAGGTCGACGCGGTGGAGCTGGTCAAGAAGGACCCGAAGGTCGGCGACGACGTCAAGAAGTCGCTCGGCAAGCCGTGCGCCGCCGAGGAGTACCCGGTCGAGGTCACCTACGCCGCGCTCACCCACGCCGAGGACCCCGACGTCGTGGTGAACGTGATGACCTGTGCGGACTCGGTCGGCATCGGCTCGTACGTCTACCGTAAGAAGGGCGGGACGTACGAGAATGTCTTCGCCGACGAGCAGCCTTCGGTGTACGCGGGCGTCAACAAGGGTGAACTGGAGGTCTCCAAGCAGACCTACAACACCGGCGACAAGGTGTGCTGCGCTTCCGGCGAGGATGTGATGACCTACCGCTGGACGGGCGGCCGCTTCGTCGAGTACGCCCGGTACCACACCGACTACAGCAACAACGGGGGCACGGAGACCGCGACCCCGGAACCCGCACCGGAGGATTGAGAACACCGCATGGCCGATACCCATGTGCTCTTCGTCGAGGACGACGACGTCATCCGCGAGGCGACCCAGCTCGCGCTGGAGCGGGACGGCTTCGTGGTCACCGCCATGCCCGACGGCCTGGCGGGACTGGAGGCGTTCCGCGCCGACCGGCCCGACATCGCCCTGCTGGACGTGATGGTGCCGGGCCTGGACGGCGTCAGCCTGTGCCGGCGCATCCGGGACGAGTCCACCGTGCCGGTGATCATGCTGTCCGCGCGGGCCGACTCCATCGACGTGGTGCTGGGCCTGGAGGCCGGCGCCGACGACTATGTGACCAAGCCGTTCGACGGCGCCGTGCTGGTCGCCCGGATCCGCGCGGTGCTGCGCCGCTTCGGGCACGCCTCGGGGCCGGACGGTTCGGGCGCCGCCACGGAGGCGGCCGCGCCCGCCGAGGCCGTGCTGCGCTTCGGCGACCTGGAGGTCGACACGGAGGGCATGGAGGTGCGCAAAGGCGGTCAGCCGGTCGCGCTGACGCCCACCGAGATGCGGCTGCTGCTGGAGTTCTCCAACTCGCCCGGTACGGTCCTCTCCCGCGACCGGCTGCTGGAGCGGGTCTGGGACTACGGCTGGGGTGGTGACACCCGGGTCGTGGACGTCCACGTGCAGCGGCTGCGCGGCAAGATCGGCCAGGACCGCATCGAGACGGTCCGCGGCTTCGGTTACAAGCTGAGAGGCTGACTCCTGCGGTGGTCAGGCTCGCCCTGCGTACCGGTCTGAGGTGGAAGCTCAGCGCCGCGATCGCGCTCGTCGGAGCGCTGGTCGCGATCGCGCTGAGCCTGGTCGTGCACAACGCGGCCCGCGGCTCGATGCTGGACAACAGCCGCGACGTGCAGACCGAGCGCCTCAACTTCACGCAGAAGATCTACGAATCCACGCACCAGCTCCGCTTCGGCGCCAAGCTGGACGACCCGGCGCTGCCCAAGGAGCTGCGGGACGAGGTCACCAAGGGCAAGCGGGCGACCTACCTGGAGGACACCGGCCAGACCAC
Proteins encoded in this region:
- the cseB gene encoding two-component system response regulator CseB — encoded protein: MADTHVLFVEDDDVIREATQLALERDGFVVTAMPDGLAGLEAFRADRPDIALLDVMVPGLDGVSLCRRIRDESTVPVIMLSARADSIDVVLGLEAGADDYVTKPFDGAVLVARIRAVLRRFGHASGPDGSGAATEAAAPAEAVLRFGDLEVDTEGMEVRKGGQPVALTPTEMRLLLEFSNSPGTVLSRDRLLERVWDYGWGGDTRVVDVHVQRLRGKIGQDRIETVRGFGYKLRG